Proteins from one Paraburkholderia sp. BL10I2N1 genomic window:
- a CDS encoding YtcA family lipoprotein — MPLVRGVCPKCATGIAAITAIFISGCASSPSISVLGAYFPDWLFCIVAGVVLTVAVYLILKRLQVDHLLGPSPVVYPTLVTFLALAVWLMLFQH; from the coding sequence ATGCCACTCGTCAGAGGCGTATGTCCGAAGTGTGCCACCGGCATTGCTGCGATCACGGCTATTTTCATATCGGGTTGCGCAAGTTCGCCATCCATTAGCGTGCTTGGCGCGTACTTTCCGGACTGGCTGTTCTGTATTGTCGCGGGCGTTGTGCTCACGGTCGCCGTCTATCTGATTCTCAAGCGCCTGCAGGTCGACCATCTGCTGGGACCTTCACCTGTGGTCTATCCCACTCTCGTCACTTTCCTCGCACTCGCTGTCTGGTTGATGCTGTTCCAGCATTGA
- a CDS encoding transposase, whose product MHIFERKVNGHRYRIAAQSVWDAQRGRSVARQVVLGPADPPRVADLSATQTVGTRGVGDVGALIWVAEQLDLVGQIDRACGGVGAKGGPSVGELAVAVAIQRACAPGPKRELGEFLDASLPRLSCLPGSAFTGQAFHRVAQQVTDEQLEQAQVAIANAAVSRFGLSADVLAFDTTNFDTHIDTQTPGELARRGHAKSKRGDLRVVGLGLLVSETGHVPLLYRTYPGNGSDQAVLTACLAGLAQLHEALDSAEGRERPAQRTVVRDGGFWSPQLELDLDAAGYYSLISLPLGHKAAEEALQMAAQRGAMKPLSGKLSDVRAARMRTTVGELDRTLVVVESQELLAGQKRGIAVALRKAKVELSTLQGLVEKGRITRSRLELRVKKALAREHLASFVVATIAGSEPAPTLHWHVDDALRRTLERTRLGRRVLCTDRHNWSTGRIVHAFRGQWNVEELFRRAKKGGLVPWGPSHQWADGSLRLHTFATVLGLMLVSLAKIALRTEVSARRMMDALAEISVTLVRTKTGATGRRPTAMLAPELTAEQRRAVKVFELQRWAPTLFHV is encoded by the coding sequence ATGCACATCTTCGAAAGAAAAGTCAACGGTCATCGCTACCGCATCGCGGCGCAATCCGTGTGGGATGCGCAGCGCGGCCGCTCCGTTGCACGCCAGGTCGTGCTGGGACCGGCCGATCCACCGCGAGTCGCGGATCTGAGTGCGACCCAGACGGTGGGCACGCGCGGCGTGGGCGACGTCGGGGCGTTGATCTGGGTCGCCGAACAACTGGACCTGGTCGGGCAGATCGATCGGGCCTGCGGCGGGGTTGGCGCCAAAGGCGGCCCATCGGTGGGCGAGTTGGCGGTGGCCGTGGCGATCCAGCGCGCCTGTGCACCGGGACCCAAGCGCGAACTGGGGGAGTTTCTCGATGCAAGTCTGCCGCGCCTGTCGTGCTTGCCCGGCTCCGCCTTTACGGGCCAGGCCTTTCATCGCGTCGCGCAGCAAGTGACCGATGAGCAGCTGGAGCAGGCGCAGGTGGCCATCGCGAATGCAGCGGTCTCCCGCTTCGGGCTCTCGGCCGACGTGCTTGCGTTCGATACGACGAACTTCGATACCCACATCGACACGCAGACGCCCGGCGAGCTGGCTCGACGTGGACACGCCAAGAGCAAGCGAGGGGACCTGCGCGTCGTCGGGCTGGGCCTGCTGGTCAGCGAGACGGGCCATGTGCCGTTGTTGTACCGGACGTATCCCGGCAACGGATCGGACCAGGCGGTGCTTACGGCGTGCCTGGCGGGCCTGGCGCAGTTGCATGAGGCGCTGGATAGTGCCGAGGGTCGCGAGCGGCCGGCGCAGCGCACGGTGGTGCGAGACGGCGGATTCTGGAGCCCGCAGCTCGAACTCGATCTGGATGCCGCCGGCTACTACAGCCTCATCTCGTTGCCGCTGGGGCACAAGGCCGCGGAAGAGGCGCTGCAGATGGCGGCGCAACGCGGTGCGATGAAGCCGCTGTCGGGCAAGCTCAGTGACGTGCGGGCGGCGCGGATGCGAACGACCGTTGGCGAGTTGGACCGCACGCTCGTGGTGGTGGAGAGCCAGGAGCTGCTAGCGGGCCAGAAGCGCGGGATCGCGGTGGCGCTGCGCAAGGCGAAGGTGGAATTGAGCACGCTGCAGGGGTTGGTCGAAAAGGGCCGCATTACGCGCAGCCGGCTGGAGCTGCGGGTCAAGAAGGCGCTCGCCCGGGAACATCTGGCGAGCTTCGTTGTGGCTACCATCGCCGGGAGCGAGCCGGCACCGACCTTGCACTGGCACGTCGATGACGCATTGCGCCGCACGCTGGAGCGCACACGGCTGGGCAGACGGGTGCTGTGTACAGATCGGCACAACTGGAGTACCGGGCGCATCGTCCACGCCTTCCGGGGGCAGTGGAATGTCGAGGAGTTGTTCCGCCGGGCGAAGAAAGGGGGTTTGGTTCCGTGGGGCCCGTCGCACCAGTGGGCCGACGGATCCCTGCGGCTGCACACGTTCGCGACCGTGCTCGGCCTGATGCTCGTGAGCCTGGCAAAGATCGCACTGCGCACCGAGGTTTCGGCCCGCCGCATGATGGACGCCCTGGCCGAAATCAGCGTGACCCTGGTGAGGACGAAGACCGGAGCAACCGGACGACGACCCACTGCGATGCTGGCGCCGGAGCTCACGGCCGAGCAGCGGCGCGCCGTGAAGGTCTTCGAGCTGCAGCGCTGGGCACCAACATTATTTCATGTATGA